The Rhinopithecus roxellana isolate Shanxi Qingling chromosome 13, ASM756505v1, whole genome shotgun sequence genome contains a region encoding:
- the LOC104663658 gene encoding LOW QUALITY PROTEIN: keratin-associated protein 13-1-like (The sequence of the model RefSeq protein was modified relative to this genomic sequence to represent the inferred CDS: deleted 1 base in 1 codon) has translation MSYNCCSGNFSSRSFGGYLRYPASSCGFSYPSNLVSSTDLCSPSTCQLGSSLYRGCQETCWEPTSCETSFVESSPCQTSCYRPRTSLLCSPCQTSYSGSLGFGSSSCRSLGYGSRRCYSVGCGSSGFRSLGYGGCGFPSLGYGSGFCRPTYLASRSCQSSCYRPTCASGFYY, from the exons ATGTCCTACAACTGCTGCTCTGGAAACTTCTCCTCCCGCTCCTTTGGCGGCTACCTGCGCTACCCAGCCTCCTCCTGTGGCTTTTCCTATCCCAGCAACCTGGTCTCCAGTACTGACCTCTGCTCTCCCAGCACCTGCCAGCTGGGTTCCTCTCTCTACAGGGGCTGTCAGGAGACCTGCTGGGAGCCCACCAGCTGCGAGACGTCCTTTGTGGAGTCCAGCCCCTGCCAGACCTCCTGCTACCGCCCCAGAACCTCCTTGCTCTGCAGTCCCTGCCAGACT AGTTACTCTGGGTCTCTAGGCTTTGGATCCAGCAGCTGCCGCTCCCTGGGCTATGGATCGAGGAGGTGCTACTCAGTGGGCTGTGGGTCCAGTGGCTTCAGATCCCTGGGTTATGGAGGCTGTGGCTTCCCTTCCCTGGGCTATGGCTCTGGATTCTGCCGCCCAACCTACTTGGCTTCTAGGAGCTGCCAGTCTTCTTGCTACAGACCAACTTGTGCATCAGGCTTCTATTATTGA